One Pristiophorus japonicus isolate sPriJap1 chromosome X, sPriJap1.hap1, whole genome shotgun sequence genomic region harbors:
- the LOC139240931 gene encoding myb-related transcription factor, partner of profilin-like isoform X2, whose amino-acid sequence MEGESKRRRAKPFSEEANEALVNIVSTRWEDLTRGGHGKPSPRAYRRIWAEIADVVKSASNEVRTPDQCRKRWNSLLAAARKKISINRSEQRRTGGSSATVHILNEYEELAVALVGSESHSVMTHGVAEPTLESRE is encoded by the exons atggagggagaaagtaagaggagaagggccaaaccctttagcgaggaggccaacgaggccctcgtaaaTATCGTCAgcacaaggtgggaggacttgacacggggtgggcatgggaaaccttcaCCCCGTGCATATAGGAGAATATGGGCtgagattgccgatgtggtcaaATCGGCATCCAACGAAGTGCGCACACCAGACCAGTGCcgtaaaagatggaacagcctgctggcagcagccaga aagaagatatctatcaaccgttcAGAGCAAAGGAGGACGGGCGGCAGCTCTGCTACGGTACATATTCTCAatgaatacgaggagcttgcggtcgccTTGGTGGGGTCTGAAAGCCATTCGGTCATGAcccatggtgtggccgaacccacccttgaatcTC